One region of Mangifera indica cultivar Alphonso chromosome 3, CATAS_Mindica_2.1, whole genome shotgun sequence genomic DNA includes:
- the LOC123210516 gene encoding inorganic pyrophosphatase 2-like, protein MAGIVVVFDFDKTIIDVDSDNWVVDELGATDLFNQLLPTMPWNSLMDRMMDELHAQGKTIEGIVEVLKRAPIHPRIVPAIKAARDLGCDLRIVSDANLFFIETILDHHGIRDCFSEINTNPGFVDEEGRLRISPYHDFTISAHGCNLCPPNMCKGLIIKRIQASLSKDGSNKKIIYLGDGTGDYCPTLKLTEEDHVMPRKNFPVWDLICRNPMLVKAEIHGWTDGEELEKILLQLISSISAEESNNNSAQLISGDCKLQIISASAAHETLPQALPVPQ, encoded by the exons ATGGCGGGCATTGTTGTTGTCTTTGATTTTGATAAGACCATTATTGACGTCGATAGCGATAACTGGGTTGTTGATGAGTTGGGAGCTACAGACTTGTTCAACCAACTCCTCCCCACCATGCCCTGGAACTCTCTCATG GACAGGATGATGGATGAGCTTCATGCACAAGGCAAGACCATTGAAGGCATTGTTGAGGTTCTGAAACGGGCTCCTATTCATCCCAGGATTGTCCCTGCCATTAAAGCTGCtcgtgatttagg GTGTGATTTGAGGATTGTTAGTGATGCTAATTTGTTCTTCATTGAGACAATTTTGGATCATCATGGGATCAGGGATTGTTTCTCTGAGATTAATACTAATCCTGGCTTTGTTGACGAAGAAGGGAGGCTCAGAATTTCCCCTTACCATGATTTCACCATTTCTGCCCATGGCTGCAATCTCTGCCCTCCAAATATGTGCAAG GGTTTGATTATTAAGAGGATCCAGGCTTCTTTATCAAAAGACGGCAGCAATAAAAAGATAATCTATCTTGGTGATGGCACTGGCGATTATTGTCCAACCTTGAAGCTTACGGAGGAAGATCATGTGATGCCCAGGAAGAACTTTCCAGTTTGGGATCTGATTTGCCGGAATCCGATGCTCGTGAAGGCGGAGATTCATGGTTGGACTGATGGTGAAGAGCTTGAGAAGATTCTGCTTCAACTTATTAGCTCAATTTCTGCTGAAGAAAGCAATAACAACTCTGCCCAATTAATTTCTGGAGACTGcaagttacaaataatatcAGCTTCTGCTGCACATGAAACCTTGCCACAAGCTCTCCCGGTTCCCCAATAA